The Sphingomonas sanguinis nucleotide sequence CAAGCTGCCCCAGCACGTCCACCGTTTCCTCGACCGACGCCGCCAGACTGCGCGGCAATTCCGTGCGCGCGATCAGCAGGTCGATGACGTTGGCGGGCTTCAACCCGTCGGAATAGAGCCAGCGATAGGCGGTGACGGCGGACACGGTCTGGAGGATCGTCGTCCACTGGTCGCGATCGACGACGCCGCCGATCCGCTCGCCCGCGGGCAGCAGGATGTGATATTTCACGTCGAGCAGCCGCGCGGTATTGTCCGCGCGCTCGACCGCCTGGCCCAGCCGGATGAACCAGGTCGTCTGGTTGCGCAGCATCCGGTGGACCGCGCCCTCGAAACCGCGTGTCTCGTTCTTCACCGCCTCGACTAGGCCCAGGACAGCGGTCGGATCATCGGCGGCGGGCTTGGCCTCGAAATGCAGCCAGGCGCGGTTGATCGCGCTCCACGCCTCGCGGGTCAGCGCGGTGCGCACCGCCCGGGCGTTGGTCCGCGCCATGTCGACACAGCGCACGATCGAGCCGGGATGGCAGGTCTCGACCGTCAGGAAGCGCGCGACCTCGCGACGGCGCAACTCACGCCCGCCCTCGGCAAAGGCGCTGGCGGTATCGGTGACGGCCAAGGCCGAGCCCCAGGCCGCCAGCCCCGCCGAGCGCGGCGACAGCACGTCGAGCCGAACGGTCGCCTCGACCAGCCGGGCGATGAAGTCGGCCCGCTCGAAATAGCGGCCCAGCCAATAGAGTGAGGATGCGGTCCGCGAGAGCATCAGCGTACTCCCTGCGTCTGGATCTGCGACTGCTGGCCCTGCACCTGTACCCAGCTTTCGGGTTCGGGATGAAGGAGGACGAAACTGTCCTTGGTGCCGCCGCCCTGGCTGGAATTGACGACCAACGAGCCCTCACGCAGCGCGACGCGGGTCAGGCCGCCGGGGGTCACTTCCACGCCGTTGCGGCCTGTCAGGACGAAGGGGCGGAAATCGACATGGCGCGGCGCGACGCCGCTTTCGACCAGGGTCGGCACGGTGGACAAAGCCAACGTCGGCTGGGCGATGTAGCGATGCGGCTCGGCGATCAGTGCGGCACGGAAATGCTCGATCTGCGCCTTGGTCGCGGTGGGGCCGACCAGCATGCCATAGCCCCCCGAGCCGTCGACTAGCTTGACCACCAGTTCGTCCAGATGGTCGAGCACATAGGCCAGCGCCTCGGGCTCGCGGCAGCGCCAGGTCTCGACATTCTTCAGCTTGGGCTCGGCACCCGAATAGTAACGGACGATATCGGGCATATAGGAGTAGATCGCCTTGTCGTCGGCGATGCCGTTGCCCGGCGCGTTGAGGATGGCGACATTGCCCGCCGCATAGGCCGCGATCAGGCCGGGCACGCCCAGCATCGAATCGGGGCGGAAGACCAGGGGATCGAGGAAATCGTCATCGACCCGGCGATAGATGACATCGACCTTCACCCGCCCCGCGATGGTGCGCATCCAAACGATGTCGTCGTCGACCACCAGATCGGCCGCCTCGACCAGCTCGATCCCCATCGAATCGGCCAGGAAGCTGTGTTCGTAATAGGCCGAGTTGAAATGACCCGGCGTCAGCACGACGCAGGTCGGCTCGGCCACGCCATGCGGCGCGACCGACTTCATCGTGGCGAGTAGCCGGTCGGGATAGCTGTCGACCGCCGCCACCCGGAACTGGCGGAACAACTCGGGGCAGAGACGCAGCATCGCCTCCCTGTTCTCCAGCATATAGCTGACACCCGAGGGGGTGCGGGCATTGTCCTCCAGCACGAAGAAATCGTCCGGCCCGGTGCGGACCAGGTCGATGCCGCAGATATGCGCCCAGACGCCGTGCGGGGGTCGTATGCCGGCGATCTCGGGCCGGAACTGCGGATTGCCGAAGATCAGGTCGGGCGGCAGGATGCCGTCGCGCAGGATCTTTCGCTCGCCGTAAATATCGTCGAGGAAGGCGTTGATCGCCTCGACCCGCTGGACCAGCCCTTCGGACAGGCGCGCCCATTCGTCGGGCAGGAAGACGCGCGGTACGATATCGAACGGAATGATCCGCTCGGCCGCGTCGCTTTCGCCATAGACGGCAAAGGTGATGCCCAGCTGGCGAAAGGTCGCCTCGGCCGACTGCTGGCGGCGGCGGAGTTCGCTATCGGGGGTGTGATCGAGCCAACGTTGAAGCGCGGATAGTTCGGGACGCGGCATATCCTTGCCAGCGGCCCCCATGATTTCGTCGAACGCGGCGATAGTCCCCATCCGGTCGTTACGCTCCCCCTTGCACCTGGGTTCCATGCTGCACCGCAGGAAGGGGGCGCGCAAGGGGGAAACACGATCCTCCCCGGCACGGGGAGGTGGACCGCCGCGAAGCGGGGGCGGAGGGGGATTGCCACACATGACTCGCTGTGTGGATAGCCCCCTCCACCAGCTTCGCTGGTCCCCCTCCCCGTGCCGGGGAGGATTTTACGCCCCCAGCTTTTCCAGCATCGACGGGGTCAGCACCTGCGGCAGGACTTGCGGTTCCTTCGCGCCGGGCGCGTAATAGAGGTACAGCGGCACCCCGGCGCGGTTATGCCGCTCGATAAAGCGTCCCAAAACCGGATCGCCATCGGTCCAGTCGCCGACCAGCACCGCCACCTTGTTGCGCTGGAACGCGTCGCGCACCGACGACCGCTCGATCGCGGCGGCCTCATTGACCTTGCAGCTCAGGCACCAGTCGGCGGTGAAATAGGCGAAGACCGGGCGGTTCTGCTTGCGCAGCTCGTCCAGCTTCGCCTCGGTGAAGGCGGTGTCGGCGCTTGTCTTGGCCACCGCAGCGGCGGGCTTGACCGTCACGACGATTGCCACCGCCAGCACCAGCGCCACGACAGCGGGCCACCCCGCCCGTCCCTTGCCGCCATGCTGGCGAAGGCCCGTCCACCAGAAACCGAGCGAGGCGATCAGCGCGGCGGCCAGGCCCAGCGTCATGCCGGTCACCCCCGCCTCCTGCCCCAGGATCCACGCCAGCGCGAGTGCGGTCAGGAACATCGGCACCGACAGGATATGACGAAGCCGCACCATCCACATGCCCGGCTTGGGCAGACGTCGCCGCAGGGCGGGCACGAAACCGATCGCGAGGAAGGGCAAGGCGATGCCGATGCCCAGTCCCGCGAAAACCGCCAGCGCGGCGGCGGCGGGCAGGACCAGTGCCGCCCCCAGCGCCCCGGCCATGAACGGCCCCGAACAGGGTGTCGCCACGAACGCCGCCAGCGCGCCGGTCGCGAATGATCCCATCGCCCCCGAGCGTCCGGCGAAAGCGGGCGTCGGCAGCTCGAACAGCCCGGCCAGATTGAATGCGATGCCCGCAACCAGCAGCAGCAGGATGCCGATCACCCGCGGGTCCTGAAGCTGGAATGCCCAGCCCGCGCTCTGCCCGCCCGCGCGCAACGCCAGCAGCACGACGCCCAAGCCGACGCACACCAGCACGACGCCCGCCGTATAGGCCAGCGCCTCGGTCCGGGCGTTGCGCTCGTCCCCGCCACCCTTGGCGAGGCTCAGCGCCTTCAGGCTCAGGATCGGGAAGACACAGGGCATGATATTGAGCAACAGCCCGCCCAGCACCGCGCCCAGAAACGCCAGCGCAATTGCGGCGAAACCGCGATCCGTCCCGCCGCTTGCCGTTCCGGCGATGGCGCCCGGCTTGGCGGCAAAGGACAGCCCCTGCCCCTCGCCAATGGACAGTACGCCCGACACCGGGCCCGGCGTCGGCACGGCGGCGACGGGCATGGTCAGGATCAACTGGTCGCCGTTGCGCGTCATGACCTGCGGCGCGGCATGGTCGATGATGCCGCTGCGCTCAGGGTAGAAATAGGCGTCCTTGACCGCGACTGACGCGGGCAAGGGCACCGCGATCCGCACCTGCTTGGCTTGCGTCTCGATCACCCCGTCGCCGCCAAGCGGCTTGGGCAGGGCGGCGCGCCACCGGTCGAACTCGGTCCGCGTGGTGGGGTCGATCGCGCCGTCACCGACCGTCAGCTTCGTCGACAGCGTCTGGCTCTCGGGAACGCAGATGGTGTCGGT carries:
- a CDS encoding alpha-E domain-containing protein, producing the protein MLSRTASSLYWLGRYFERADFIARLVEATVRLDVLSPRSAGLAAWGSALAVTDTASAFAEGGRELRRREVARFLTVETCHPGSIVRCVDMARTNARAVRTALTREAWSAINRAWLHFEAKPAADDPTAVLGLVEAVKNETRGFEGAVHRMLRNQTTWFIRLGQAVERADNTARLLDVKYHILLPAGERIGGVVDRDQWTTILQTVSAVTAYRWLYSDGLKPANVIDLLIARTELPRSLAASVEETVDVLGQLARRTGQHGEADRMARLRANRMTKTRSGDVIAGGLHQFLEAFIQENAQLHGAIGRQFKFA
- a CDS encoding circularly permuted type 2 ATP-grasp protein, which translates into the protein MGTIAAFDEIMGAAGKDMPRPELSALQRWLDHTPDSELRRRQQSAEATFRQLGITFAVYGESDAAERIIPFDIVPRVFLPDEWARLSEGLVQRVEAINAFLDDIYGERKILRDGILPPDLIFGNPQFRPEIAGIRPPHGVWAHICGIDLVRTGPDDFFVLEDNARTPSGVSYMLENREAMLRLCPELFRQFRVAAVDSYPDRLLATMKSVAPHGVAEPTCVVLTPGHFNSAYYEHSFLADSMGIELVEAADLVVDDDIVWMRTIAGRVKVDVIYRRVDDDFLDPLVFRPDSMLGVPGLIAAYAAGNVAILNAPGNGIADDKAIYSYMPDIVRYYSGAEPKLKNVETWRCREPEALAYVLDHLDELVVKLVDGSGGYGMLVGPTATKAQIEHFRAALIAEPHRYIAQPTLALSTVPTLVESGVAPRHVDFRPFVLTGRNGVEVTPGGLTRVALREGSLVVNSSQGGGTKDSFVLLHPEPESWVQVQGQQSQIQTQGVR
- a CDS encoding protein-disulfide reductase DsbD family protein, which encodes MRGWFYILMTALFMLVATGPGMAESAPAPGAIHLAMRLVAESETPAAGGRTTLAIVATPDKGWHGYWKNGGDAGLPTEAHWTLPGGASAGELRYPVPGRLKIAGLMNYVYERPFTLLVDLSVPAGMAKGTPLPITVKLDYLVCTDTICVPESQTLSTKLTVGDGAIDPTTRTEFDRWRAALPKPLGGDGVIETQAKQVRIAVPLPASVAVKDAYFYPERSGIIDHAAPQVMTRNGDQLILTMPVAAVPTPGPVSGVLSIGEGQGLSFAAKPGAIAGTASGGTDRGFAAIALAFLGAVLGGLLLNIMPCVFPILSLKALSLAKGGGDERNARTEALAYTAGVVLVCVGLGVVLLALRAGGQSAGWAFQLQDPRVIGILLLLVAGIAFNLAGLFELPTPAFAGRSGAMGSFATGALAAFVATPCSGPFMAGALGAALVLPAAAALAVFAGLGIGIALPFLAIGFVPALRRRLPKPGMWMVRLRHILSVPMFLTALALAWILGQEAGVTGMTLGLAAALIASLGFWWTGLRQHGGKGRAGWPAVVALVLAVAIVVTVKPAAAVAKTSADTAFTEAKLDELRKQNRPVFAYFTADWCLSCKVNEAAAIERSSVRDAFQRNKVAVLVGDWTDGDPVLGRFIERHNRAGVPLYLYYAPGAKEPQVLPQVLTPSMLEKLGA